In Anaerotignum faecicola, the following are encoded in one genomic region:
- the purN gene encoding phosphoribosylglycinamide formyltransferase → MLKIGVLVSGGGTNLQAVIDSIESGYIKNAEIVTVISSKEGAYALERAKKHNIKGVLIKKNDYNSFEEYTNAMISHLESCGAELIVLAGFMTVLSGEFIKKYENRIINIHPSLIPSFCGNGFYGIKVHEAALKKGVKVTGATVHFVNEETDGGPIILQKAVYIEDGDTPETLQKRVMEEAEWKIFPEAVKLISENKLEVADGRVRRIK, encoded by the coding sequence ATGCTTAAAATAGGCGTTCTTGTTTCCGGCGGGGGGACAAACTTACAGGCCGTTATCGACAGCATTGAAAGCGGATATATTAAAAATGCGGAAATAGTAACGGTTATAAGCAGCAAGGAAGGCGCTTATGCCCTTGAAAGAGCAAAAAAGCACAATATAAAAGGCGTTTTAATTAAAAAGAACGATTATAATTCATTTGAAGAATATACAAATGCAATGATTTCGCATCTTGAAAGCTGCGGCGCGGAATTAATCGTACTCGCCGGTTTTATGACTGTTCTTAGCGGTGAATTTATAAAGAAATATGAAAACAGGATTATAAATATACACCCGTCGCTTATACCTTCTTTCTGCGGCAACGGGTTTTACGGAATTAAAGTGCATGAAGCCGCCCTTAAAAAAGGCGTTAAGGTTACGGGGGCTACAGTGCATTTTGTTAACGAGGAGACGGACGGCGGCCCTATTATATTACAGAAAGCCGTTTATATTGAGGACGGCGACACGCCTGAAACTCTCCAAAAAAGGGTTATGGAAGAAGCCGAATGGAAAATATTTCCCGAAGCCGTAAAGCTTATAAGCGAAAATAAGCTTGAAGTTGCGGACGGCAGGGTTAGGAGGATTAAATAA
- the purM gene encoding phosphoribosylformylglycinamidine cyclo-ligase — MGLDYKNAGVDVEAGYKAVKLMGEHVKSTFRPEVLTDIGGFGGLFTLGGLNMKEPVLISGTDGVGTKLRLAFVQDKHDTVGIDCVAMCVNDIICNGAQPLFFLDYIACGKNVPERIAEIVSGVAEGCRQSGCALIGGETAEMPGFYPVEEYDMAGFAVGVVDKCDIINGEKIVEGDVIIGLPSSGIHSNGYSLVRKVFDPVEECAKEFLPELGKTVGEELLTPTKIYVKEILELIKKVEVKGISNITGGGFIENIPRCIPKGRGLCAVIEEGTWPVPPIFDIMQKRGDIDRAHMYNTFNMGIGMVIVVSKENTEAALTAVEELGEKAYIIGKITANTEKEVEVCLK, encoded by the coding sequence ATGGGTCTTGACTATAAAAACGCCGGGGTTGACGTCGAAGCCGGATACAAGGCGGTTAAATTAATGGGAGAACATGTTAAAAGCACTTTCAGGCCTGAAGTGCTTACTGATATAGGCGGTTTCGGCGGCCTTTTTACTTTGGGAGGCCTCAACATGAAAGAGCCTGTGCTTATAAGCGGCACAGACGGCGTAGGAACTAAGTTAAGGCTTGCCTTTGTACAGGATAAGCACGATACGGTAGGCATAGACTGCGTTGCCATGTGCGTTAACGATATAATCTGCAACGGAGCCCAGCCGCTGTTTTTCCTTGACTATATAGCGTGCGGCAAAAATGTTCCCGAGAGGATTGCGGAAATAGTAAGCGGCGTTGCCGAAGGGTGCAGGCAGAGCGGGTGCGCCCTTATAGGCGGCGAAACGGCCGAAATGCCGGGATTTTATCCGGTCGAGGAATACGACATGGCGGGCTTTGCCGTGGGAGTTGTTGATAAATGCGATATTATAAACGGCGAAAAAATTGTTGAAGGCGACGTTATAATTGGCCTTCCTTCAAGCGGAATACACTCAAACGGCTACTCGCTTGTAAGGAAAGTGTTTGATCCTGTTGAAGAATGTGCGAAGGAATTTTTGCCGGAGCTCGGAAAGACCGTAGGAGAAGAGCTTTTAACGCCTACAAAGATATATGTTAAGGAAATACTGGAGCTTATTAAGAAAGTGGAAGTTAAAGGCATAAGCAATATTACGGGCGGGGGCTTTATTGAAAACATACCGCGCTGTATACCGAAAGGCAGGGGACTGTGCGCCGTAATCGAAGAAGGGACATGGCCTGTGCCGCCGATATTCGATATAATGCAGAAACGCGGCGACATCGACAGAGCCCACATGTATAATACGTTTAATATGGGAATAGGCATGGTTATAGTCGTTTCTAAAGAAAATACTGAAGCAGCTTTGACGGCAGTTGAAGAACTGGGAGAAAAAGCGTATATTATAGGCAAAATCACGGCCAATACGGAAAAAGAGGTTGAAGTATGCTTAAAATAG
- a CDS encoding ribonuclease E/G, with product MKRILVDSSAQCTKVGYLENGELIEFIYESAEEKSLVGNIYAGRVASVHKGMQACFIDIGCEKNAYMIMPKNRDIKAGMQLAVQVQRDASGSKGAGVTSKLSFPGKFIVLIPGDNGNIGISKKIDGEEERERIRNIALKVVPEGYGMIIRTEGEGKTFQEFKDETEELFKISEETINKGNHIKAPALIHSDESTAIKAARDLFGDDVDEIIINNYAEYEAVKRGAAHNPERVKYYDSRIPMFENFFVQSQAEKIFNKKVWLKSGGFIIIEQTEACVVIDVNTGKYTGKKDFQETVLKTNLEAAAEIAKQLRLRNLSGMIIIDFIDMKQEENKKLLLAALERAVKKDRIKTTVVGLTELGLMQVTRKKTSVPVAAKLTEECRFCRGSGTVFNYDYIAGEIRQKVISLFAQTIYNKVTVSSNKGILRALSGKNRCILDSIEKEFNGSIELKEIETSAGNYYEIAGEKV from the coding sequence ATGAAAAGGATTTTGGTTGATTCGTCGGCCCAGTGCACAAAGGTAGGTTATTTGGAAAACGGGGAACTAATCGAGTTTATATATGAAAGCGCGGAAGAAAAGAGCCTTGTGGGCAATATTTACGCTGGGCGCGTGGCTTCCGTACATAAAGGCATGCAGGCGTGCTTTATAGATATAGGGTGCGAAAAAAACGCTTATATGATTATGCCGAAAAACCGTGACATAAAGGCGGGCATGCAGCTTGCCGTTCAGGTTCAGAGGGACGCGTCGGGGTCAAAAGGCGCGGGAGTGACGTCAAAGCTTTCTTTCCCGGGCAAGTTTATAGTGCTTATTCCGGGGGATAACGGCAATATAGGCATATCAAAGAAAATTGACGGCGAAGAGGAACGGGAACGCATAAGGAATATCGCTTTAAAAGTTGTGCCGGAAGGGTACGGAATGATTATAAGGACCGAAGGGGAAGGAAAGACCTTTCAGGAATTTAAAGACGAAACGGAAGAACTTTTTAAAATATCGGAAGAAACGATTAACAAAGGAAATCATATAAAAGCCCCGGCGCTTATACACAGCGACGAAAGCACGGCGATAAAAGCGGCACGGGATCTGTTCGGCGACGACGTTGATGAAATTATAATCAATAACTATGCGGAGTACGAGGCGGTTAAAAGAGGCGCTGCCCATAACCCCGAAAGGGTTAAATATTATGACAGCCGTATTCCGATGTTTGAAAATTTCTTTGTGCAAAGCCAGGCCGAAAAAATATTTAACAAAAAAGTATGGCTTAAAAGCGGCGGATTTATAATAATAGAGCAGACGGAAGCGTGTGTGGTAATAGACGTCAACACGGGAAAATATACGGGAAAAAAGGATTTTCAGGAAACCGTACTTAAAACCAATCTTGAAGCCGCCGCCGAGATAGCTAAACAGCTTAGGCTGAGGAACCTGTCGGGAATGATTATAATTGATTTTATAGATATGAAGCAGGAAGAAAACAAAAAACTTCTGCTCGCCGCCCTTGAAAGAGCTGTTAAAAAGGACAGGATTAAAACAACCGTAGTGGGCCTTACGGAACTGGGCCTGATGCAGGTTACAAGAAAGAAAACAAGCGTGCCCGTTGCGGCTAAGCTTACGGAAGAATGCCGTTTCTGCCGTGGCAGCGGGACTGTGTTTAATTATGATTACATAGCGGGCGAGATACGCCAAAAAGTTATATCTCTTTTTGCGCAGACGATATACAATAAAGTAACGGTATCGTCAAATAAAGGGATACTTAGGGCGTTATCAGGGAAAAACCGATGCATATTGGACAGTATAGAAAAAGAATTTAACGGCAGTATCGAACTTAAAGAGATTGAAACTTCCGCCGGGAACTATTACGAAATAGCCGGAGAAAAGGTATGA
- a CDS encoding TIGR03936 family radical SAM-associated protein — MNITYRFKFSKGEGVKFIGHLDVLKAFQRALKRADLPIAYSQGFNPHQLISFASPLSLGYTSEGEYGDFKLTEFVKPEIVMEKLNNALPNDMKAEKIILLKDGVKNTMSSVCAAEYEAYFDMPYNEISKNIQPFLNQEKITVMKKTKKGLGETDIKPDIIRLWPIENGLGMLVNAGSVRNLKPESVAEGYFKFLGLEFNKYKMAFKRIDLLMDNGSNVLVPLTEGVDKNEKDFG; from the coding sequence ATGAACATAACGTACAGATTTAAATTTTCAAAAGGGGAAGGCGTTAAGTTTATAGGCCATTTGGACGTTTTAAAGGCGTTTCAGAGAGCTTTGAAAAGAGCGGATCTGCCTATAGCCTATTCGCAGGGGTTTAATCCGCATCAGCTTATTTCTTTTGCAAGCCCTTTAAGTTTGGGGTATACGAGCGAGGGCGAATACGGAGATTTTAAGCTTACGGAGTTTGTAAAGCCGGAAATTGTAATGGAGAAGCTGAATAACGCCCTGCCTAATGATATGAAGGCTGAAAAAATTATACTGCTTAAAGACGGCGTTAAAAACACTATGTCGAGCGTATGCGCCGCCGAATACGAGGCGTATTTTGACATGCCGTATAATGAAATTTCAAAAAACATACAGCCGTTTTTAAATCAGGAAAAAATAACTGTTATGAAAAAGACAAAAAAAGGCCTCGGCGAAACGGATATAAAGCCGGATATTATCAGGCTTTGGCCGATAGAAAACGGCCTTGGTATGCTTGTTAACGCCGGAAGCGTGAGAAATTTGAAGCCGGAAAGCGTTGCGGAAGGCTATTTTAAGTTTTTGGGTTTGGAATTTAACAAATACAAAATGGCATTTAAACGGATTGACTTGTTAATGGATAACGGCAGTAACGTCCTTGTGCCGCTGACAGAGGGTGTTGATAAAAATGAAAAGGATTTTGGTTGA
- a CDS encoding TIGR03960 family B12-binding radical SAM protein, producing MKNALTDEILMQVEKPARYVGNEINMVVKNPEDVDVRFAFCFPDVYEVGMSHLGMQILYYFLNRRDDTYCERSFAPWTDLESKMRENNIPMFTLETQQPLKKFDFVGFTLQYELCYTNVINMLDLAGIPIYSKDRGEDDPIIICGGSCAYNPEPLADFADVFYLGEGEALYDEIIEMYKANKKAGKSRAEFLESLLELDGLYIPKFYDVGYKENGQISYFRPNHPKAREVIKKVIVTDMENVFYPEKQLVPLIEVVHDRVTLELFRGCIRGCRFCQAGFIYRPVREKTAGRLLEQAKELVKNSGHDEISLISLSTSDFTCFPELADGLLDEFREKSVNISLPSLRIDSFSLDLMKKIQEVRKSSLTFAAEAGTQRLRDVINKNLTEDDILKGCKLAFDGGWEKVKLYFMLGLPTETEEDLKGIGALADKIVEKYFEIPKEQRPRPVTVNASASCFVPKPFTPFQWDAQDTYEEFGRKAQIAKNSVTRKQVRFTYHNTKMSSLEGVMARGDRKIASVIYKAWENGCRYDGWTDKFCWEGWVKAFEDSGIDPVFYANRVRGYDEILPWDHISVGVSRKFLMEEREKAVKGITTPNCREKCSNCGAMAFGGGVCYEHNVQI from the coding sequence ATGAAAAACGCTTTGACCGACGAGATACTCATGCAGGTTGAAAAGCCGGCAAGGTATGTCGGCAACGAGATTAACATGGTTGTTAAGAACCCAGAGGATGTGGACGTGCGGTTTGCATTCTGTTTCCCGGACGTTTACGAGGTGGGCATGAGCCATTTGGGTATGCAGATACTTTACTATTTCCTTAACAGAAGGGACGATACATACTGTGAACGCTCTTTTGCGCCGTGGACAGACTTGGAAAGCAAAATGCGTGAAAACAATATACCGATGTTTACGCTGGAAACCCAACAGCCGCTTAAAAAATTTGACTTTGTCGGATTTACTTTGCAGTATGAGCTCTGCTATACGAACGTTATAAATATGCTTGACCTTGCCGGGATACCGATTTACTCGAAAGACAGGGGCGAGGATGATCCCATAATTATATGCGGAGGCAGCTGCGCTTATAACCCTGAGCCGCTGGCCGATTTTGCGGATGTTTTTTATCTTGGCGAAGGCGAGGCGCTTTATGACGAAATAATCGAGATGTATAAGGCCAATAAAAAAGCGGGGAAATCAAGGGCTGAATTTTTAGAAAGCCTTTTGGAGCTGGACGGGCTTTATATCCCTAAATTTTATGACGTCGGATACAAGGAAAACGGGCAGATTTCTTATTTCAGGCCAAATCATCCGAAAGCAAGGGAAGTTATAAAGAAAGTTATCGTAACCGACATGGAGAATGTTTTTTATCCGGAAAAACAGCTTGTTCCTCTTATAGAAGTCGTACACGACAGAGTGACTTTGGAGTTGTTCAGGGGATGCATACGCGGGTGCAGGTTCTGCCAGGCGGGATTTATATACCGTCCGGTAAGGGAAAAAACTGCCGGCAGGCTTCTCGAACAGGCAAAAGAACTTGTAAAGAACTCCGGACACGACGAAATTTCGCTTATTTCGTTAAGCACAAGCGATTTTACTTGCTTTCCGGAACTTGCCGACGGGCTTTTGGACGAGTTCAGGGAAAAATCCGTTAATATTTCCCTTCCTTCCCTGAGGATTGATTCTTTTTCTCTTGACCTTATGAAAAAAATACAGGAGGTAAGGAAAAGCAGCCTTACGTTTGCGGCCGAAGCGGGAACACAGCGCTTAAGGGACGTTATAAATAAAAATCTTACCGAGGACGACATACTGAAGGGCTGCAAGCTTGCTTTCGACGGCGGATGGGAAAAAGTAAAGCTCTATTTCATGCTGGGCCTTCCCACGGAAACAGAGGAAGATTTAAAGGGAATAGGGGCTTTGGCGGATAAAATAGTTGAAAAGTATTTTGAGATACCGAAGGAACAGCGCCCGCGGCCAGTTACGGTAAACGCAAGCGCGTCGTGTTTTGTGCCAAAGCCTTTTACGCCGTTTCAGTGGGACGCGCAGGATACGTACGAGGAATTTGGCAGGAAGGCGCAGATTGCAAAAAACAGCGTAACAAGAAAACAGGTGCGATTTACTTACCACAACACTAAAATGAGTTCCCTTGAAGGCGTTATGGCAAGGGGCGACAGAAAAATTGCGTCAGTTATATATAAGGCGTGGGAAAACGGATGCAGGTACGACGGCTGGACAGACAAGTTCTGTTGGGAAGGCTGGGTTAAAGCTTTTGAGGACAGCGGCATAGATCCGGTGTTTTATGCAAACCGCGTGCGCGGCTATGACGAAATTCTTCCGTGGGATCATATAAGCGTGGGAGTAAGCCGTAAATTTTTAATGGAAGAAAGGGAAAAGGCCGTTAAGGGGATTACAACTCCGAACTGCCGCGAAAAATGTTCAAACTGCGGCGCAATGGCTTTCGGAGGGGGAGTTTGCTATGAACATAACGTACAGATTTAA
- the aspS gene encoding aspartate--tRNA ligase, whose protein sequence is METSIYRTKTIDKITESDIGKKIKAAGWVENIRDHGGVSFIDLRDMYGVLQVVMRNTELLNGINKEDCISVEGILDHRDEETYNPKIPTGTIELDARSVEILGKVYKQLPFEVMTSKEIREDLRLKYRYLDLRNKKVKDNIVFRSQVISFLRQKMTEMGFLEIQTPILCASSPEGARDYIVPSRKFKGKFYALPQAPQQYKQLLMVSGFDKYFQIAPCFRDEDARADRSPGEFYQLDFEMSFATQEDVFRTGEEVLTETFKKFAPQGYTVTEGPYPVISYKQAMLEFGTDKPDLRNPLRIIDITEFFQRCTFKPFHGKTVRAVKVHADMSKGFHEKLLKFATSIGMGGLGYLEVKEGMAYKGPIDKFIPDDMKGEIAELAGLEEGDTIFFIADKEERAADFAGQLRTELGERLDICEKNAYRFCFVNDFPMYEYDKEEKKIIFTHNPFSMPQGGLEALNTKDPLDILAYQYDIVCNGIELSSGAVRNHNLDIMIKAFEIAGYTEEDLKEKFGALYNAFQYGAPPHAGMAPGVDRMIMLLRNEENIREVIPFPMNGNAQDLMCGAPGDVTEHQLREVHIKVRQ, encoded by the coding sequence ATGGAAACAAGTATCTACAGAACAAAAACTATTGATAAGATAACCGAAAGCGACATCGGAAAGAAAATTAAGGCGGCGGGATGGGTTGAAAATATACGCGACCACGGCGGCGTGTCGTTTATTGATTTAAGGGATATGTACGGAGTTTTGCAGGTGGTTATGCGCAATACCGAACTTTTAAACGGCATAAACAAAGAGGACTGTATCAGCGTTGAGGGAATATTGGATCACCGCGACGAGGAAACATATAATCCTAAAATTCCAACGGGTACAATAGAGCTTGACGCCCGCAGCGTTGAAATACTGGGAAAAGTTTATAAACAGCTTCCTTTTGAAGTTATGACTTCAAAGGAAATAAGAGAGGATCTGAGACTTAAATACCGTTATCTTGATCTCAGGAACAAAAAAGTTAAGGATAATATCGTTTTCCGTTCACAGGTAATAAGCTTTTTGAGGCAGAAAATGACGGAAATGGGATTTCTTGAGATACAAACGCCGATACTTTGCGCATCTTCGCCTGAGGGCGCTAGGGATTATATAGTTCCTTCAAGAAAATTTAAAGGCAAGTTTTATGCGCTTCCTCAAGCGCCGCAGCAGTATAAGCAGCTGCTTATGGTTTCGGGTTTTGATAAATACTTCCAGATTGCGCCTTGTTTCCGTGATGAAGACGCGCGCGCGGATCGTTCGCCGGGCGAATTTTATCAGTTGGACTTTGAAATGAGTTTTGCAACGCAGGAAGACGTTTTCCGTACAGGCGAGGAGGTTTTGACGGAAACATTCAAGAAGTTTGCCCCGCAGGGATATACTGTGACGGAAGGGCCTTATCCGGTTATAAGCTACAAGCAGGCAATGCTTGAATTTGGAACCGACAAGCCTGATTTAAGGAATCCTTTGCGGATAATAGATATTACGGAATTTTTCCAGAGGTGTACGTTTAAGCCTTTTCACGGCAAAACGGTGCGCGCTGTAAAAGTTCATGCCGATATGTCAAAAGGATTCCATGAAAAACTTTTGAAATTTGCAACTTCCATCGGCATGGGCGGCCTCGGCTATCTTGAAGTTAAAGAAGGCATGGCCTATAAAGGGCCTATCGACAAATTTATACCGGACGATATGAAAGGCGAGATTGCCGAATTGGCCGGCTTGGAAGAAGGCGACACTATATTCTTTATAGCCGACAAGGAAGAACGCGCGGCGGATTTTGCGGGCCAGCTGCGTACAGAGTTGGGGGAACGCCTTGACATATGCGAGAAAAATGCATACCGTTTCTGCTTTGTAAATGATTTCCCTATGTATGAATATGACAAGGAAGAAAAGAAAATTATATTTACGCATAATCCGTTTTCCATGCCGCAGGGCGGGCTTGAGGCTTTAAACACAAAAGATCCCCTTGACATACTTGCATACCAGTATGACATTGTGTGCAACGGTATTGAGCTTTCAAGCGGGGCGGTAAGGAACCACAATCTTGATATAATGATTAAAGCCTTTGAAATCGCGGGGTATACCGAAGAGGATCTCAAAGAGAAATTCGGCGCGTTATATAACGCGTTCCAGTACGGCGCGCCTCCTCATGCGGGAATGGCTCCTGGCGTTGACAGGATGATAATGCTTTTAAGGAATGAAGAAAATATACGGGAAGTAATACCTTTCCCTATGAACGGCAACGCACAGGATCTTATGTGCGGCGCGCCGGGAGATGTTACCGAACATCAGCTTAGAGAAGTTCATATTAAAGTAAGGCAGTAA
- a CDS encoding V-type ATP synthase subunit D, whose amino-acid sequence MARLNVNPTRMEMTRLKKQLKTATRGHKLLKDKLDELMKQFLDIVKENKRLREEAEKSLQAAYKSFIIARAVMSEEYLGEALMMPKQSVSVDVGVKNIMSVNVPLFKFNTEGNKGDIYPYGLTFTSGELDNAMEDFNRAMEPLLKLAQSEKSAQLLAQEIEKTRRRVNALENVMIPNYTDTIKFIAQKLEENDRASTTRLMKVKDMIAKKAIEERRKQDEEAYGA is encoded by the coding sequence GTGGCAAGGCTGAATGTTAATCCGACACGAATGGAAATGACCCGCCTTAAAAAACAGCTTAAAACTGCAACGAGAGGCCATAAGCTCCTTAAAGATAAGCTGGATGAACTTATGAAACAGTTTCTTGATATAGTAAAAGAGAATAAAAGGCTGCGCGAAGAGGCGGAAAAATCCCTTCAGGCGGCATATAAAAGCTTTATTATTGCAAGGGCTGTTATGAGCGAGGAATATTTGGGCGAAGCCCTTATGATGCCTAAACAGTCGGTTTCCGTTGACGTTGGTGTAAAGAATATAATGAGCGTCAATGTTCCGCTTTTCAAATTCAATACGGAGGGAAATAAGGGAGATATATATCCGTACGGCCTTACGTTTACATCAGGGGAACTTGACAATGCAATGGAAGACTTTAACAGAGCGATGGAACCTCTTTTGAAATTGGCGCAGAGCGAGAAAAGCGCACAGCTTCTCGCACAGGAAATCGAGAAGACGAGGCGCCGAGTTAACGCCCTTGAAAATGTTATGATTCCGAACTACACGGATACGATAAAATTTATTGCACAGAAGCTTGAGGAAAACGACAGGGCAAGTACCACGAGACTGATGAAAGTAAAAGATATGATTGCGAAGAAAGCCATTGAAGAACGCCGCAAGCAGGACGAAGAAGCATACGGCGCATAA
- a CDS encoding V-type ATP synthase subunit B, translated as MIKEYRSIQEVAGPLMLVSGVEGVKYDELGEIELVNGEIRRCKVLEVNGNTVLVQLFESATGINLSDSKVRFLGKSMDFGVSPDILGRVFSGMGKPIDGGPDIIPEKRLDINGAPINPAARDYPSEFIQTGVSAIDGLNTLVRGQKLPIFSASGLPHANLAVQIARQAKVRGTDSKFAVVFAAVGITFEDAEFFINDFKETGAIDRSVVFVNLANDPAVERITTPRMALTAAEYLAFEQNMHVLVIITDITNYAEALREISAAKKEVPGRRGYPGYLYTDLATMYERAGKKRGIDGSITMIPILTMPEDDKTHPIPDLTGYITEGQIILSRDLYKKGLQPPIDVMPSLSRLKDKGIGKGKTREDHADTMNQLFAAYSRGKDAKELMAILGESALSEIDLIYAKFADEFEKVYVSQGFRTDRTIEQTLETGWSLLKMLPRSELKRIRDEYLDKYMPKE; from the coding sequence ATGATAAAGGAATACAGATCGATTCAGGAAGTTGCCGGCCCTCTCATGCTTGTAAGCGGCGTTGAAGGCGTTAAATATGACGAGCTTGGCGAAATTGAGCTTGTAAACGGCGAAATCAGAAGATGCAAAGTTTTGGAAGTTAACGGCAATACTGTCCTTGTGCAGCTTTTTGAAAGCGCCACGGGGATTAACCTTTCCGACAGCAAGGTTCGCTTCCTCGGAAAAAGTATGGACTTCGGCGTGTCTCCTGATATACTCGGCCGAGTTTTCAGCGGAATGGGAAAGCCTATAGACGGCGGGCCTGATATTATACCTGAAAAAAGGCTTGATATAAACGGGGCGCCGATAAATCCGGCGGCGCGCGACTATCCATCGGAATTTATACAAACCGGAGTTTCGGCAATCGACGGCCTTAACACCCTTGTAAGGGGACAGAAGCTTCCTATATTTTCCGCTTCCGGACTGCCGCATGCAAACCTTGCCGTACAAATTGCAAGGCAGGCAAAAGTAAGGGGAACAGACAGCAAATTCGCCGTTGTTTTTGCCGCTGTCGGCATTACGTTTGAAGACGCTGAGTTTTTCATAAACGATTTTAAGGAAACAGGGGCTATAGACCGTTCTGTCGTGTTCGTAAACCTTGCAAACGACCCGGCCGTCGAACGTATTACCACGCCGCGTATGGCGCTTACGGCCGCTGAATACCTTGCTTTTGAACAAAATATGCACGTTCTTGTTATAATAACGGATATTACAAACTATGCGGAAGCCCTGCGTGAAATTTCCGCCGCTAAAAAAGAAGTCCCGGGACGGCGCGGATATCCCGGATATCTCTACACAGACCTTGCGACAATGTATGAAAGGGCAGGCAAAAAGAGGGGGATTGACGGTTCTATTACAATGATACCTATCCTTACTATGCCTGAGGATGATAAAACGCACCCTATCCCCGACCTTACAGGCTACATTACCGAAGGCCAGATTATATTAAGCCGCGATCTTTATAAAAAGGGCCTTCAGCCGCCTATCGACGTTATGCCTTCACTAAGCAGGCTTAAAGATAAGGGTATCGGAAAGGGAAAAACAAGAGAAGACCATGCCGATACCATGAACCAGCTTTTTGCCGCGTATTCAAGGGGCAAGGATGCCAAAGAGCTCATGGCGATACTCGGCGAAAGCGCGCTTTCGGAAATTGACCTTATTTATGCAAAATTTGCGGATGAATTTGAAAAGGTATATGTTTCTCAGGGATTCAGGACAGACAGGACGATTGAACAGACGCTTGAAACGGGCTGGAGCCTTCTGAAAATGTTGCCGCGAAGCGAACTAAAGCGTATAAGGGATGAATACCTTGATAAATATATGCCTAAGGAGTGA